Proteins encoded within one genomic window of candidate division TA06 bacterium B3_TA06:
- a CDS encoding ATP-dependent DNA helicase RecG → MSHRGDTTLKPETPVQYLKGIGPKRAARLSKLGIETVEDLLFHLPTRYIDRSNPVPIASAQIGQEATFVVKVMGASFRRSRRGPLVQILVADESAQMYVVWFNRPDLRGKFKPGEKLLVSGQITFYDQMQMVNPFFERLDANPDFFERPIFPVYPLTEGLAAWEVRRAANRALDELDELPETIPPELMQRHELPGIMQALQYVHRPKEMAEIEKGLARLRYEELFYFEALIAMRRRNLEEGIKAEPLLSEGKLTKGFLKALPFELTRDQLKVIAEIGADICGKNPMHRLLQGDVGSGKTVVALYAMLAAADAGRQAAMMAPTEILAEQHYNKWGNTLAAIGARPLLLTGSLKNKEKEERREMIARGKADMIFGTHALIEENVEFRDLALVVVDEQHRFGVMQRAALASKSEVRPHVLVMSATPIPRTLTLSYYGDLDVSVIKEKPKGRAERKTELAYESRKEGVYRWLEERLKEGDRAYVVCPLIEESEKLELSSAKETFDELVERLGDQRVTLVHGRMKPQERQLAMSRFRKGEVEVLVSTTVIEVGVDVAEATIMIIMHPERFGLAQLHQLRGRIGRGSRPSRCVLLMPSGLSPEASQRLTFFANTEDGFLLAEEDLRIRGPGQIMGRRQHGLPDLRIADLLRDRDLLMAAQKDAFKILKEDPELKKHPRVSATIRRRHAQSLELLGVA, encoded by the coding sequence CTGTCTCATCGGGGGGATACGACGCTGAAGCCTGAGACACCTGTTCAGTACCTCAAAGGGATCGGACCCAAGAGAGCGGCACGGTTGTCGAAATTGGGTATCGAGACGGTCGAGGATCTGCTGTTCCATCTGCCCACCCGGTATATAGACCGCTCCAACCCGGTGCCCATAGCGTCGGCACAGATCGGCCAGGAGGCTACGTTCGTGGTCAAGGTTATGGGAGCTTCTTTCCGCAGGAGCAGGCGCGGGCCGCTGGTGCAGATACTTGTGGCAGACGAAAGCGCCCAGATGTACGTGGTCTGGTTCAACCGGCCTGACCTGCGAGGCAAGTTCAAGCCCGGTGAGAAGCTGTTAGTCTCAGGTCAGATTACCTTTTACGACCAGATGCAGATGGTGAACCCCTTCTTCGAACGGCTGGATGCCAACCCCGATTTCTTCGAGAGGCCCATCTTTCCGGTGTATCCTTTGACCGAGGGTCTTGCTGCATGGGAGGTGCGCAGGGCCGCAAACCGCGCGTTGGATGAGCTGGATGAGCTGCCGGAAACGATTCCTCCCGAACTCATGCAGAGACACGAGCTCCCCGGCATCATGCAGGCTTTACAGTACGTGCATCGGCCCAAAGAGATGGCCGAGATCGAGAAGGGGCTTGCAAGGCTGCGCTACGAGGAGCTGTTCTACTTCGAGGCTCTGATCGCGATGAGGCGAAGGAACCTTGAGGAGGGAATCAAGGCTGAACCGTTGCTCTCCGAAGGTAAGTTGACCAAGGGTTTTCTCAAGGCGCTTCCGTTCGAGCTGACCCGTGACCAGCTGAAGGTGATAGCCGAGATAGGTGCTGACATCTGTGGTAAGAACCCCATGCACCGCCTGCTGCAGGGCGACGTTGGGTCAGGCAAGACGGTCGTAGCTTTATACGCGATGCTTGCGGCTGCCGATGCGGGCAGGCAGGCGGCGATGATGGCACCCACCGAGATTTTAGCCGAGCAGCACTACAACAAATGGGGAAACACGCTTGCAGCCATTGGAGCAAGACCGCTCCTGCTCACCGGGAGCCTGAAGAACAAAGAGAAGGAGGAGCGTCGCGAGATGATCGCCCGAGGCAAGGCGGATATGATCTTCGGCACACACGCGCTGATCGAGGAGAACGTTGAGTTTAGAGACCTGGCCCTGGTTGTCGTGGACGAGCAGCACCGCTTCGGGGTGATGCAGCGAGCGGCACTGGCTTCCAAGAGCGAAGTGAGGCCTCACGTACTTGTGATGTCGGCAACACCGATCCCCAGAACCTTAACCCTTTCCTACTACGGCGACCTTGACGTATCTGTTATAAAGGAGAAACCCAAAGGGCGAGCGGAGCGAAAGACGGAGCTTGCCTACGAGAGCAGAAAAGAAGGCGTGTACAGATGGCTGGAGGAGAGATTAAAGGAAGGCGATCGAGCGTACGTGGTCTGTCCGTTGATAGAGGAGTCGGAGAAGCTTGAGCTCTCCTCGGCCAAGGAGACCTTTGACGAGCTGGTGGAAAGACTGGGCGATCAGAGGGTGACCCTGGTGCACGGCAGGATGAAACCGCAGGAGCGTCAGCTAGCCATGTCCAGGTTCCGTAAGGGAGAAGTCGAGGTGCTTGTCTCGACCACTGTGATCGAGGTGGGGGTGGACGTTGCAGAGGCTACCATCATGATAATAATGCATCCCGAGCGCTTCGGCCTTGCCCAGCTTCACCAGCTTCGCGGAAGGATAGGCAGGGGCTCAAGGCCTTCGCGCTGCGTATTGCTGATGCCTTCCGGGCTCTCGCCAGAGGCAAGCCAACGCCTGACCTTCTTCGCAAACACAGAGGACGGGTTTCTTTTGGCAGAGGAGGATTTAAGGATACGCGGCCCTGGTCAGATCATGGGTAGGCGCCAGCACGGGCTGCCAGACCTGAGGATTGCAGACTTACTGCGAGACCGGGATCTGCTTATGGCCGCACAAAAGGATGCTTTCAAGATATTAAAGGAAGATCCAGAGCTTAAAAAACATCCGCGTGTCTCGGCAACCATCCGGCGCAGACACGCACAAAGCTTGGAACTCTTAGGGGTGGCTTGA
- a CDS encoding type II toxin-antitoxin system mRNA interferase toxin, RelE/StbE family, whose amino-acid sequence MASYNIRWKHSAEKDLRSIDPQHIPPIIEAVESLGDNPFPPHHRKLRGAERIYRIRIKDYRVIYQVDDKAKVVIVYHIRHRSQAYRQP is encoded by the coding sequence ATGGCCTCCTATAATATCCGCTGGAAGCACTCAGCGGAAAAGGACTTAAGGAGCATCGATCCACAGCATATCCCACCAATAATAGAAGCGGTTGAATCCCTTGGAGATAATCCCTTTCCGCCACACCATCGCAAACTTCGCGGTGCAGAACGGATTTATCGAATTCGGATCAAGGACTACAGAGTGATTTATCAAGTAGATGATAAGGCAAAGGTCGTAATCGTTTATCATATTCGCCACCGAAGCCAAGCTTATCGCCAACCATAA
- a CDS encoding prevent-host-death family protein has product MERGREKYVVDEKGQRTAVIIPLKEYEELLEDLHDLAVVAERRDEPTLSFEELKKKLQRDGLL; this is encoded by the coding sequence ATGGAACGAGGCCGGGAAAAGTACGTAGTAGATGAAAAAGGCCAAAGGACAGCGGTAATCATTCCCCTCAAGGAATATGAGGAACTTCTGGAAGATTTACATGATCTTGCAGTGGTTGCCGAACGTAGGGATGAGCCGACCCTGTCCTTTGAGGAACTTAAAAAGAAGCTGCAAAGGGATGGCCTCCTATAA
- a CDS encoding HIT family hydrolase produces MKKLWAPWRMTYIREALSDEGKDRCVLCEIGSAQPQDDEKNLVLARGENVFVVLNRFPYNNGHLMVTPYKHTKELAELSDDALAELLRLTQRSIDTLRRAANPDGFNIGTNLGRVAGAGIEDHLHLHVVPRWSGDTNFMPVLADVKVISQALAETWRELKENWQS; encoded by the coding sequence ATGAAAAAACTCTGGGCACCCTGGCGAATGACCTACATCAGGGAAGCGTTATCTGACGAAGGGAAGGATAGGTGCGTTTTGTGTGAGATCGGTTCCGCCCAGCCCCAGGACGACGAAAAGAACCTGGTTTTGGCCCGCGGTGAAAACGTGTTCGTGGTCTTGAATCGCTTCCCTTACAACAACGGCCACCTCATGGTGACGCCCTACAAGCACACAAAAGAGCTGGCCGAGCTTTCAGACGACGCTTTAGCCGAGCTCTTGCGTTTAACCCAGCGCTCGATAGACACACTTCGCCGGGCGGCCAATCCTGACGGGTTCAACATAGGAACCAACCTCGGCAGGGTGGCAGGCGCCGGGATCGAGGATCACCTGCACCTTCACGTGGTGCCCCGCTGGTCAGGCGACACCAACTTCATGCCCGTTTTAGCCGACGTTAAGGTAATCTCTCAGGCTCTCGCCGAAACCTGGCGGGAGCTCAAAGAAAACTGGCAATCCTGA
- a CDS encoding DNA helicase UvrD — MKIVADLHLHSRFSRATSKNMRIPEMARMAKLKGIGLLGTADFTHPGWLDELNRHLIEAGPGIYEYDGIKFILTAEVSGIYTRKGTLHRIHNVIFAPSFDDVEKISKFLGRFGSLTSDGRPTLGLDSEAMLEGVLSISPDSFIVPAHIWTPWFSLFGSKSGFDSLEECFGRYSKEIFAAETGLSSDPAMNWRLSALDRITLISNSDAHSPARMGREANIFDIEPSFYELKDSLKQKDPKRMLGTIEFFPQEGKYHYDGHRNCNIRLAPGESIGGKNICPRCGKPLTLGVLHRVEELADRPEGFHPTGALPYYSIIPLAELIGEAKGIGRDTAGVGHVYERVCQELDGEFNALLWADTEEIARVAGREIAQGIARMRKGQVKVEEGYDGVFGTVSVFSREEEAEKKDEDEKDHEQLSLF, encoded by the coding sequence ATGAAGATAGTGGCCGACCTTCACCTTCACTCGCGTTTTTCGCGCGCGACCAGCAAGAACATGCGCATCCCCGAGATGGCGCGGATGGCAAAACTCAAGGGGATAGGACTTCTGGGAACCGCGGACTTTACCCATCCTGGCTGGCTTGACGAACTTAACCGGCATCTTATCGAGGCCGGGCCGGGAATCTATGAATACGACGGCATAAAGTTCATACTCACCGCAGAGGTGTCGGGCATCTACACCCGCAAGGGGACGCTGCACAGGATACACAACGTGATATTCGCTCCATCCTTCGACGATGTGGAAAAGATCTCGAAGTTCCTTGGCCGGTTCGGCAGCCTGACCTCGGACGGGCGTCCAACCCTTGGCCTTGACTCAGAGGCGATGTTGGAGGGAGTGCTTTCGATTTCCCCGGACAGTTTTATCGTTCCTGCCCACATCTGGACGCCCTGGTTCTCGCTCTTCGGCTCCAAGTCCGGGTTCGACTCCTTAGAGGAGTGCTTCGGGCGCTATTCGAAGGAGATCTTCGCGGCCGAGACCGGCCTTTCATCCGATCCGGCCATGAACTGGAGGCTGTCGGCACTTGACAGGATAACCCTTATCTCCAACTCCGACGCGCACTCGCCCGCCCGCATGGGACGCGAGGCCAACATCTTCGACATAGAGCCCTCGTTCTATGAGCTGAAGGACTCACTCAAACAGAAGGACCCGAAGCGAATGCTCGGCACCATCGAGTTCTTCCCTCAGGAAGGCAAGTATCACTACGACGGGCACCGCAACTGTAACATTCGCCTGGCGCCGGGCGAGTCGATCGGGGGGAAAAATATCTGCCCCCGCTGCGGCAAGCCGCTTACACTTGGGGTCCTTCACCGCGTAGAAGAGCTTGCCGACCGGCCCGAAGGCTTCCATCCTACGGGCGCACTGCCCTACTACTCAATAATACCTCTGGCTGAGTTGATCGGCGAGGCCAAGGGCATTGGCCGGGACACCGCCGGGGTAGGCCACGTCTACGAACGGGTATGCCAGGAGCTGGACGGCGAGTTCAATGCCCTGCTGTGGGCGGATACCGAAGAGATAGCACGGGTGGCCGGGCGCGAGATCGCTCAAGGCATAGCCAGGATGCGGAAAGGCCAGGTCAAGGTGGAAGAAGGCTACGACGGGGTGTTCGGCACGGTAAGCGTATTCTCCAGGGAAGAAGAGGCCGAGAAGAAAGATGAAGATGAAAAAGACCATGAGCAGTTGTCGCTTTTCTGA